The following proteins come from a genomic window of Montipora foliosa isolate CH-2021 unplaced genomic scaffold, ASM3666993v2 scaffold_249, whole genome shotgun sequence:
- the LOC137986622 gene encoding uncharacterized protein, whose translation MDKQRLTKFYQFFKVFSLFSGLLIFNHTSSLLLFRLLGFSILSIVAVYALCISTLLLFWYRFKRWLEGRGTPVERQKFLQELRSLDTEKIPFIIDRFLELDRVRTQRKAVVDGHSSDKQCVVCLDAEACIQTFPCEHVVVCGWCAWQSLKLAYLQRSRHRCVLCRSEIEDFSGCLIKGLVNINWKDARRILEEVKNS comes from the coding sequence ATGGACAAACAAAGACTTACAAAGTTCTATCAATTTTTTAAAGTCTTTTCCTTATTTTCCGGGTTGTTAATTTTCAACCATACGTCAAGTTTGCTACTGTTTAGATTATTGGGATTTTCCATTTTATCTATCGTGGCAGTTTACGCACTGTGCATTTCCACGCTGTTGTTGTTCTGGTATCGATTCAAACGTTGGCTTGAAGGTCGTGGAACGCCGGTTGAACGGCAAAAGTTTCTCCAAGAGCTTCGTTCTCTCGACACTGAAAAGATCCCGTTTATTATCGATCGCTTTTTAGAGCTCGATAGGGTTCGAACGCAACGAAAGGCAGTTGTGGATGGACACTCTTCAGATAAACAGTGTGTCGTTTGTTTAGACGCTGAAGCGTGCATTCAAACGTTCCCGTGTGAACACGTCGTCGTGTGTGGATGGTGCGCGTGGCAATCCCTTAAGCTGGCTTATTTACAGCGGTCGCGGCATCGATGTGTTCTGTGCAGGTCCGAAATTGAGGACTTTAGTGGCTGCTTGATTAAAGGCTTAGTTAATATCAACTGGAAGGATGCGCGGAGAATTCTAGAGGAAGTAAAAAACAGCTAG
- the LOC137986621 gene encoding disks large homolog 4-like isoform X1, translated as MEFLLLMQGQSDNERKKLWDELSIGTESSRLVVVHLTKGNGGFGFNIRGGVDHPHVGSDPGIFITTVKADSVAGRDGRLEPGDRILALNDIRLDCVTHDVAVNEFRKADESVALLVEKNAEAYLLSEPSPASPDTSFVDGPASLDSVDEESPAATNLLSQFYESKLGALSIGLAVGSLAVFILLKMYKAAKS; from the exons ATGGAG TTTCTTTTACTCATGCAGGGCCAGAGTgataatgaaaggaaaaaactcTGGGACGAGCTGAGCATCGGCACAGAATCATCGCGCTTAGTGGTAGTCCATTTAACAAAAGGGAACGGAG GCTTTGGGTTTAACATTCGGGGAGGAGTTGATCACCCTCATGTTGGCTCAGACCCAGGAATATTTATAACTACAGTCAAGGCTGACAGTGTCGCGGGAAGAGATGGAAGACTAGAACCAGGCGACAGGATATTGGCA CTGAATGACATAAGATTGGATTGTGTAACTCATGATGTTGCTGTCAATGAATTCCGTAAAGCAGATGAATCTGTTGCACTACTTGTAGAGAAGAATGCTGAGGCTTATCTACTG TCAGAACCTAGTCCAGCCTCACCTGACACTTCGTTTGTTGATGGTCCAGCAAGTCTTGATTCTGTAGATGAGGAATCACCTGCTGCCACCAACCTTCTCTCTCAATTTTACGAATCCAAGCTGGGAGCCTTGTCCATTGGATTGGCTGTTGGTAGTCTAGCTGTTTTTATCCTTTTAAAAATGTACAAGGCAGCCAAGTCATAA
- the LOC137986621 gene encoding disks large homolog 4-like isoform X2, with amino-acid sequence MEGQSDNERKKLWDELSIGTESSRLVVVHLTKGNGGFGFNIRGGVDHPHVGSDPGIFITTVKADSVAGRDGRLEPGDRILALNDIRLDCVTHDVAVNEFRKADESVALLVEKNAEAYLLSEPSPASPDTSFVDGPASLDSVDEESPAATNLLSQFYESKLGALSIGLAVGSLAVFILLKMYKAAKS; translated from the exons ATGGAG GGCCAGAGTgataatgaaaggaaaaaactcTGGGACGAGCTGAGCATCGGCACAGAATCATCGCGCTTAGTGGTAGTCCATTTAACAAAAGGGAACGGAG GCTTTGGGTTTAACATTCGGGGAGGAGTTGATCACCCTCATGTTGGCTCAGACCCAGGAATATTTATAACTACAGTCAAGGCTGACAGTGTCGCGGGAAGAGATGGAAGACTAGAACCAGGCGACAGGATATTGGCA CTGAATGACATAAGATTGGATTGTGTAACTCATGATGTTGCTGTCAATGAATTCCGTAAAGCAGATGAATCTGTTGCACTACTTGTAGAGAAGAATGCTGAGGCTTATCTACTG TCAGAACCTAGTCCAGCCTCACCTGACACTTCGTTTGTTGATGGTCCAGCAAGTCTTGATTCTGTAGATGAGGAATCACCTGCTGCCACCAACCTTCTCTCTCAATTTTACGAATCCAAGCTGGGAGCCTTGTCCATTGGATTGGCTGTTGGTAGTCTAGCTGTTTTTATCCTTTTAAAAATGTACAAGGCAGCCAAGTCATAA